TCGCCCGATGCGTATCGCGATCGCCGGCGCAGGCGGCCGAATGGGCCGCATGCTGATCGAAGCCACCCTGAATCATCCCGGTATGACCCTGGCCGTTGCGCTGAACCGCGCCGGCAGCGACCACATCGGCCAGGACGCCGGCGCGTTCCTGGGAAGGGACACTGGCGTGCTTATCACGGACGACCTCGACGCCCTTGCGAACGCCGACTGCCTGATCGACTTTACGCGCCCGGAAGGGACGCTGCGTCATTTGGACGCGTGCGTGAAACACAAGGTCAGGATGGTGATCGGCACCACAGGCTTCGACGACGCCGGACGCGCCGCCATTGCGCGTGCGGCGGAACAGGTTGCGGTGGTATTCGCGCCGAACATGAGCGTGGGCGTGAACGCCACGCTCAAGCTGCTTGACGTGGCGGCGCGTATTCTGAATTCCGGCTACGACGTGGAAGTATTCGAAGCGCATCACCGCAACAAGGTGGATGCGCCTTCCGGCACCGCCTTGAAAATGGGCGAGACCGTCGCCGAGGCCTGGGGCGTCAAGCTGCCCGATGTCGCCACGTGGACTCGCCACGGCGACACCGGGGTGCGGGAGCCGGGCACGATCGGGTTTTCCGTCGTGCGAGGGGGCGACATCGTCGGAGACCACACGGTCTTCTTCTGCGGCACCGGCGAGCGCATTGAAATCACGCATCGCAGCAGCAGCCGGGCCACCTATGCGCAGGGCAGCCTGCGCGCGGCCGCCTTTCT
The sequence above is a segment of the Bordetella genomosp. 9 genome. Coding sequences within it:
- the dapB gene encoding 4-hydroxy-tetrahydrodipicolinate reductase, with protein sequence MRIAIAGAGGRMGRMLIEATLNHPGMTLAVALNRAGSDHIGQDAGAFLGRDTGVLITDDLDALANADCLIDFTRPEGTLRHLDACVKHKVRMVIGTTGFDDAGRAAIARAAEQVAVVFAPNMSVGVNATLKLLDVAARILNSGYDVEVFEAHHRNKVDAPSGTALKMGETVAEAWGVKLPDVATWTRHGDTGVREPGTIGFSVVRGGDIVGDHTVFFCGTGERIEITHRSSSRATYAQGSLRAAAFLQDKANGLFDMQDVLGL